A window of the Bacteroidetes Order II. bacterium genome harbors these coding sequences:
- a CDS encoding AI-2E family transporter yields MVQSSNNLILLLLGILVAIALGFVMHLLASILLPLIIALLLSNLFSPIMLYFKKRKFPAFIGLLMVLLVFGLMVSVLGLLIYSSIASFVDGIRIYQPKLTQLVVDMEYQLRQVLGNFDMRIEDIPWQDALSVSSVADSVTSGVGSFLHFLTNTFIVILYMMFILATSGQLTQKVKSAFQPGYANAMAGIIENIDKQVRQYLFVKTLMSLLMGIVTSLILWLIGLDFPIMWGFIAFLLNYIPNVGGTIATALPVILAILQFDSWVQPVLVLTLPLAAHMIIGNVLEPRIMANSLDLSAVLVLISLIFWGWLWGIGGMILAVPLTATIKIIFENIVPLHPLSILMSGEIPLKEEVLEKIEEQLEPVNLKG; encoded by the coding sequence ATGGTTCAAAGTTCCAATAACCTTATCCTCTTACTGCTTGGCATTCTGGTCGCTATAGCCCTAGGCTTTGTGATGCACCTGCTCGCCTCTATTTTATTACCGCTTATTATTGCCCTCCTGCTATCGAACTTGTTTTCGCCCATTATGCTTTATTTCAAGAAGCGGAAATTTCCGGCTTTTATTGGGCTTTTAATGGTATTGCTGGTATTTGGATTAATGGTCTCGGTCTTGGGATTGCTAATCTATTCCAGCATTGCTTCTTTTGTAGATGGTATCCGTATTTATCAACCCAAACTCACCCAGTTGGTTGTGGACATGGAGTATCAACTCAGGCAGGTTCTTGGGAACTTTGACATGCGGATTGAGGACATTCCGTGGCAAGACGCTTTGAGCGTCTCATCGGTTGCAGACTCGGTAACATCTGGGGTTGGTTCTTTTTTGCACTTTCTGACCAATACATTCATTGTTATTTTATACATGATGTTTATTCTCGCTACTTCCGGTCAACTTACCCAAAAAGTAAAGTCAGCCTTTCAGCCAGGATATGCCAATGCTATGGCAGGAATTATAGAAAATATAGACAAGCAGGTTCGGCAATATCTTTTTGTAAAGACCCTAATGAGCTTACTTATGGGCATTGTGACGAGTCTAATCCTTTGGCTCATCGGGTTGGATTTTCCAATTATGTGGGGTTTTATTGCGTTTCTCCTAAACTACATCCCGAACGTCGGTGGAACCATTGCAACCGCATTGCCCGTCATCTTGGCTATTTTGCAGTTCGATAGCTGGGTGCAACCCGTATTGGTATTAACGCTGCCGCTTGCAGCCCACATGATTATCGGTAATGTTTTGGAGCCACGGATCATGGCCAACAGTTTGGACCTGAGCGCGGTTCTCGTATTAATTTCCTTAATCTTTTGGGGTTGGTTGTGGGGAATTGGTGGCATGATCTTGGCGGTCCCACTTACCGCAACCATAAAAATTATTTTTGAGAACATTGTACCACTACACCCGCTTTCTATTTTAATGAGTGGCGAAATTCCTTTAAAAGAAGAGGTATTGGAGAAGATAGAGGAACAACTTGAGCCTGTTAACCTAAAGGGTTAA
- a CDS encoding succinate dehydrogenase cytochrome b subunit — MSQTSESKILKFYRSQTGRKFITGVTGIGLMGFLVVHLAGNLGFFIGADAVNAYTAKLHSLGPLVLIVEIGLIAIVLFHAILGISIAQEKQKARPEGYALHVSGGAPSRMSPASKSMIWTGLILLFFIVLHVWQFRFGPHYDTMLPGGVEPVRDMYKVVVDVFVNPLWVALYMGVMVLLGFHLRHGFWSAFQSIGAMSSRLSNTMYAAALVFAVLIALGFFVLPLYLHLKP; from the coding sequence ATGAGCCAAACTTCAGAATCCAAAATCCTTAAGTTTTACCGTTCTCAGACAGGCCGCAAGTTTATAACGGGGGTTACCGGTATTGGCCTGATGGGGTTTTTAGTGGTGCATCTGGCGGGTAATTTGGGCTTTTTTATAGGTGCAGACGCCGTAAATGCCTATACTGCAAAGTTGCACAGTTTGGGTCCATTGGTTTTGATCGTTGAAATTGGTCTAATTGCGATCGTTCTTTTTCATGCGATTTTAGGCATCAGCATTGCACAAGAAAAGCAAAAAGCACGTCCTGAAGGATACGCCCTGCATGTTTCGGGCGGTGCTCCGAGCCGCATGTCTCCTGCTTCCAAAAGCATGATATGGACGGGTCTCATCTTGTTGTTCTTTATCGTATTGCACGTTTGGCAATTCCGGTTCGGACCGCATTATGATACCATGCTCCCTGGTGGGGTTGAGCCTGTTCGGGATATGTATAAGGTGGTGGTAGATGTATTTGTTAATCCTTTGTGGGTCGCGCTCTATATGGGGGTGATGGTTTTATTGGGTTTCCATTTGCGCCATGGCTTTTGGAGTGCTTTTCAGAGCATCGGGGCAATGAGTTCTCGGCTCTCCAACACAATGTATGCGGCGGCACTGGTCTTTGCAGTATTAATTGCGTTGGGATTTTTTGTCTTGCCGTTGTATTTGCATTTGAAGCCTTAA
- the ychF gene encoding redox-regulated ATPase YchF: MALRCGIVGLPNVGKSTLFNALTSQQSALAANYPFATIEPNVGIVAVPDVRLQVLERLVKAQKVVPATIEFVDIAGLVEGASKGEGLGNQFLSHIREVDAVIQVVRCFDDPNIVHVNGSVNPTRDMGVISLELILKDLESVERRIDRVQRAVKAGDKKAAQELDLLKRVQAHLLDEKAIRTMPLMGDHEKELLDSFFLLSAKPILYAANVAESEILSGNAYVQEVQAWAEGEGSEVVVVSAEIESQLAQLAPDEKVMFLEDMGLENSGLERLIKAAYHLLGLITYITAGVKEVRAWTITRGTKAPGAAGVIHSDFERGFIRAETIKYEDYVRLGSESAARQAGLLRAEGKEYVVQDGDVIHFLFNV, encoded by the coding sequence ATGGCATTACGTTGTGGCATAGTTGGGCTTCCGAATGTAGGAAAGTCCACTCTTTTTAATGCACTCACCTCGCAACAATCTGCACTTGCAGCGAATTATCCTTTCGCCACCATAGAGCCTAATGTGGGTATTGTAGCTGTTCCTGATGTGCGCCTACAGGTTTTGGAACGCTTGGTGAAGGCGCAGAAGGTGGTTCCGGCTACTATAGAGTTTGTGGACATTGCGGGCTTGGTGGAAGGTGCCTCGAAGGGTGAAGGATTGGGCAATCAGTTTTTGTCACACATTAGAGAAGTGGATGCGGTCATTCAGGTGGTACGTTGCTTTGACGATCCGAATATTGTACATGTCAACGGTTCTGTGAATCCAACTCGCGACATGGGGGTGATCAGTTTAGAGTTAATCCTTAAAGATCTGGAGAGCGTTGAACGACGGATAGATCGGGTACAACGTGCGGTAAAAGCTGGGGATAAAAAAGCAGCACAGGAACTCGATCTGTTGAAGCGGGTTCAGGCCCACTTGTTAGATGAAAAAGCTATTCGCACAATGCCGCTTATGGGTGACCATGAAAAAGAACTCTTAGACAGCTTTTTTCTTCTTTCTGCCAAGCCCATTTTGTATGCTGCAAACGTTGCGGAATCGGAGATATTAAGCGGCAATGCGTATGTACAAGAAGTGCAGGCATGGGCAGAAGGGGAAGGATCGGAAGTGGTAGTGGTGTCAGCGGAGATTGAGTCTCAATTGGCACAATTAGCGCCCGACGAAAAAGTCATGTTCTTAGAAGATATGGGACTTGAAAATAGTGGATTGGAACGATTGATCAAAGCTGCCTATCATCTTTTAGGATTGATCACATATATTACAGCAGGTGTAAAGGAAGTACGGGCATGGACTATTACACGGGGCACAAAAGCACCGGGTGCTGCGGGAGTAATTCATTCGGATTTTGAACGTGGTTTTATCCGTGCGGAAACCATAAAATATGAAGATTACGTGCGCCTTGGTTCCGAGTCTGCGGCGCGTCAGGCTGGTTTACTGCGTGCAGAGGGGAAAGAATATGTCGTTCAAGACGGCGATGTCATCCATTTTCTGTTTAATGTCTAA